The proteins below are encoded in one region of Streptomyces cyanogenus:
- a CDS encoding HAD family hydrolase — MDRAAVFDVDGTLVDTNALHVVTWWEAFRQAGHDVSMHDVHRAVGLGSTDLIAHLLGDDRDPDEDAGLSAAHTALYGQFFERLPALPGAGDLLRRLHADGWTVVLATSASGAELGALRRAIDADDAITGMASADDVERGKPAPEPVEHALELAGVPASRAVFVGDTVWDMRAGSKAGVRCVGLLCGGIPRADLEEAGAQAVYADPADLLARLAGSPLG, encoded by the coding sequence ATGGACCGTGCCGCCGTGTTCGACGTCGACGGAACGCTCGTCGACACCAATGCCCTGCATGTCGTCACCTGGTGGGAGGCGTTCCGGCAGGCCGGTCACGACGTGTCCATGCACGACGTGCACCGGGCCGTCGGTCTGGGCTCCACGGATCTGATCGCCCATCTGCTGGGCGACGACCGGGACCCCGACGAGGACGCCGGGCTGAGCGCGGCGCACACGGCGCTGTACGGCCAGTTCTTCGAGCGGCTCCCGGCCCTGCCGGGGGCCGGGGACCTGCTGCGGCGGCTGCACGCCGACGGCTGGACGGTGGTCCTCGCCACCTCGGCGAGCGGTGCCGAGCTGGGCGCGCTGCGCCGGGCGATCGACGCGGACGACGCCATCACCGGCATGGCGAGCGCCGACGACGTCGAGCGGGGCAAGCCGGCCCCGGAGCCCGTGGAACACGCGCTGGAGCTGGCCGGGGTGCCGGCCTCGCGGGCGGTGTTCGTCGGGGACACCGTGTGGGACATGCGGGCGGGCAGCAAGGCCGGGGTGCGCTGTGTCGGGCTGCTGTGCGGTGGGATCCCCCGGGCCGACCTGGAGGAGGCGGGCGCGCAGGCGGTGTACGCCGACCCCGCCGACCTGCTGGCGCGCCTGGCCGGGAGCCCGCTGGGCTGA